The following DNA comes from Equus caballus isolate H_3958 breed thoroughbred chromosome 15, TB-T2T, whole genome shotgun sequence.
AATCTCGAACCGTCACCCGCACGTTGCAAACTAAGATCCATTAACAACGCTGTGGCAAGGGTCGCTGTCCCAGGAGGGCCCAAGCTGTCTGGGCCCTGGGGCCGACCGGGAAGGGACAGTTGGTCCCTCTCACACACTCTCATCTTCCTCACCCACCCACTCCGGCAATCGTCCCAGGGCGCAGCGAGGGTGTGCGGCCGGGAGCCGGTACCTGCTTCCTGAGCGCCTCGAAGGCTGCGCTGATGGTGTGCACCCGCGTCCGCTCCCTGGCGTTCGCCAGGAGCCTCCGGGTCTGCTGCAGGGCTTTGATCTCGGAGGAGGCGGCGGTCGCTTCACCCGGCCGTTTCCTAGGCGACGCGGAGGAATCCGGGTGGTTATTGTAAATTACGTGTGAAATTGACGAGTAGGAACTTTCCCCCGGGCGCGTGAGGGGCGCGGGGCGCGCCGGGGACTCCAGGGGCGCAGGGGGCGCGGACGGCGTGGGGCGCGCAGGCGGTGCGCACAGCAAGATGCGGGGACGCAGGCCGGGCTCCCGGAAAGGCTGTGCCTCGGGACCCCcgggtacctggccctggggcgCAGGAGGCGGCGGCAGTGGCGGCGGCGTGGGCAGTCCCGGCCCCACTGCGCCCAGGGCGAAGCCGCGTTTCCGCGCGTCCAAGACCTCCGGCGCCCGGGCGCCCCCGCGCTCCCCGGCCGTGTCCGCGCCCCCACCTGAGGGCACGGCGGGCGCCACCGGGGCCAGCACCGGGGCCGGGACGGGCTGCAGCCGCTGGGTCCTGTCCCGCAGCCCGTTGGTGGCGGCGGCGCCGTGCTCGGGCGCTTCCAAGTCCAATCGGAAAGTTTTATAGCCGTTCGCGCGCCGCGCCGGCTCCTTGCCTTTCCGCTTGAGCTTCTTGAGGCCGTTCAGCTCCTTCACGCACACGGTCTTCCACGGCCCGTCCTCGAGCACCGGGATGTGCTTCATGGCTCGGGCGGCGCGCGAGGCAGGGGCGTGGGGCTGCCCGGGACGCGCGCCCGCCGCGCTCGCTCTGCACGCCGCGCGCCGGCTCTGCCCGGCCGCCGCCGCGCTCAGCGCCTCGGCGTCTCCAGctctccccctgctcctcccGCCCTCCGCCCGCCCTCTCTCCCTTGCTCCCCCTCGCCCGCCCGGGGCAGCTGCGCCGCCGGCTCCGCGAAGCCGCCGGGCAGTCCGTTCCCGGAGCGCTCAGAGTGTCATCTGAAGTCGCTGCCGCCCTGCCAGCATTTCTGGAGAACGCCCGCTGCGCTCCATCTGTGTTTGTTTAGCCTCAGTTTACACAGAAGCCCGGTTC
Coding sequences within:
- the ATOH8 gene encoding transcription factor ATOH8 isoform X2 — translated: MKHIPVLEDGPWKTVCVKELNGLKKLKRKGKEPARRANGYKTFRLDLEAPEHGAAATNGLRDRTQRLQPVPAPVLAPVAPAVPSGGGADTAGERGGARAPEVLDARKRGFALGAVGPGLPTPPPLPPPPAPQGQVPGGPEAQPFREPGLRPRILLCAPPARPTPSAPPAPLESPARPAPLTRPGESSYSSISHVIYNNHPDSSASPRKRPGEATAASSEIKALQQTRRLLANARERTRVHTISAAFEALRKQVPCYSYGQKLSKLAILRIACNYILSLARLADLDYSADHSNLSFSECVQRCTRTLQAEGRAKKRKVSQRPLGPKPGRPSMDCPAYTREGHGTSSPPATVSAAE
- the ATOH8 gene encoding transcription factor ATOH8 isoform X3; amino-acid sequence: MKHIPVLEDGPWKTVCVKELNGLKKLKRKGKEPARRANGYKTFRLDLEAPEHGAAATNGLRDRTQRLQPVPAPVLAPVAPAVPSGGGADTAGERGGARAPEVLDARKRGFALGAVGPGLPTPPPLPPPPAPQGQVPGGPEAQPFREPGLRPRILLCAPPARPTPSAPPAPLESPARPAPLTRPGESSYSSISHVIYNNHPDSSASPRKRPGEATAASSEIKALQQTRRLLANARERTRVHTISAAFEALRKQVPCYSYGQKLSKLAILRIACNYILSLARLADLDYSADHSNLSFSECVQRCTRTLQAEGRAKKRKE
- the ATOH8 gene encoding transcription factor ATOH8 isoform X1 yields the protein MKHIPVLEDGPWKTVCVKELNGLKKLKRKGKEPARRANGYKTFRLDLEAPEHGAAATNGLRDRTQRLQPVPAPVLAPVAPAVPSGGGADTAGERGGARAPEVLDARKRGFALGAVGPGLPTPPPLPPPPAPQGQVPGGPEAQPFREPGLRPRILLCAPPARPTPSAPPAPLESPARPAPLTRPGESSYSSISHVIYNNHPDSSASPRKRPGEATAASSEIKALQQTRRLLANARERTRVHTISAAFEALRKQVPCYSYGQKLSKLAILRIACNYILSLARLADLDYSADHSNLSFSECVQRCTRTLQAEGRAKKRKPLFPAGPSLGSPGFPEAPGPQAREALHGLSCLHQGGPRHVLTTSHCLRCGVTGPGLDQGHCCGPSFQSSLRR